ACCTGGGACAGAGAGCATGGTTGGTGAGAATTTATTGCCTAGTTTTGAATTAATGACTATCAGAATGAGAGGGAAACATTTCTGTGATCCACTGGAATTTTGTGGTAGATAATTGTAATCACTGGAGTATTATAAGGAAGAAGTggcagattatatttttattgcaattaAGTAAGAAAAATCCACTTACTTTGCTCTAAAAGTGATGGCAAAATTTGTCTTGGTTTAACGATTGTTACTTTTGAAACTTTTGTTTTAGTGAATTAAATTcagtattaatttaaaatcttatctATTAAGGGGAGCTTGGGTAGCTTAGTCGgctgagtatctgactcttgatttttgctcaggtcctCTCAAGGATCATGAAATCGAGCCCTTGGGTGTGGAACCTGTTTGGggttctctctgccttttctcccacctcctaccccctctctcttcctctctaaaaacaaacaaacaaacaactcagctctttaaaataatgaagttacacagttttattaaaataacaagatttgggatccctgggtggcgcagcggtttggcgcttgcctttggcccagggcgcgatcctggggacccgggatcgagtcccacgtcgggctcccggtgcatggagcctgcttctccctctgcctgtgtctctgcctctctctctctctgtgactgtcataaataaataaagatttaaaaaaaaaatgtttaaaaaaaaaaaaataacaagatttgaggcagccccggtggcgcagcagtttagcgccgcctgcagcccagggtgtgatcctggagacccgggatcaagtcccacgtcaggctccctgcatggagcctgcttctccttctgcctgtgtctctgcatctctctctttctctgtgtctctcatgaataaataagtaaaatcttaaaaaaaaacaaaaacaagattcaGTTTAAAAGTATAGTGTGCTTATGGTGGATTCACATTATCAGTTAAGGAAGTGTGATAAACAGGGGTTGTAAGGCAATAagatgcagtttttattttattttattttatttatttatttattaaaataatttattttgggacacctgggtggctcagcagttaagcatctgtctttggctcagggcgtgatcctgaggtccccgtcccgggatcgagtcccacattgggctccctgcatggagcctgcttctccctttgcctacgtctctgcctctctgtatctctcatgaataaatgagaggcagagacgtaggcagagggagggaggaagagagagaagcaggctccctttagggagtctgatgcgggacttgatcccaggactccaggatcatgacatgagctgaaggcagacactcggtcactgagccacccagatgcagtttttaaaaagtgaggtgGTTGTGAAAGTGCTAGTATGCTAAGTTCTTACTTGTTTTGAACGAATCCTTTTTTCTCAAGGTACATTTAGTTGTTAAACTCCagtgtggctttttaaaaaaataataaacaaacaaacaaacaaacaaactccagTTTGGCTTTTTATGGTTGCTGACAATGTTAATGTTGTTCGACTCAGACAGAATTGTGTTTCTGTGGTTGAAAAATCAAATGTCTTTTCTCCTTGTTGTAGATCCGACGGAGGCGCCTTGCACGACTTGCTGGTGGACAGACCTCCCAGCCGACCACCCCACTCACCTCGCCCCAGAGGGAGAACCCTCTGGGGCCTCCTATTGCAGCATCAGCCCCAGGCCCTTCCCAGAGCCTTGGTCTCAATGTCCACAACATGACCCCAGCTACCTCCCCTATAGGTGCATCAGGTAAGCCTTACTTTTGTACCTGGGACCCATTTATAATTTCAGTCATAGCTTTCTAGGAAGCTTTCTAGGTTGTGACATTCTCACAATAAGGTGAAATGAATTGGGcagcaactttttaaaatcctgcAAGCGGTTGTTTAAAAGGTTAAGATCATTATATTGGGTTTGGTTAATCTCGATTCATTTTGGTGATGACGTGTTAAAcctaatggttttcttttccatgaCTTTCGTCGTTCGTTTCAAACAGGATCAGGTCTTAATCACCGATGGCAAAGTGATTAAGACTTAATTTGGTTTACCTGATTTTGAGTTTGGTTGGTACTTTTCTTGTATGATAAAATCATCTGAAAATGCAAGATTGAAATAATGGTCAAAATAACAAGTCTCtatatgaatttccttttttaaattttacattgtcTTGTAACTCTGAATTTTCAGGGTGTAAAAGTTTTACTGATGGATGTTTTATAACTATCTCATTGACAATTATTTAactattatgaaaattttttctttataattaatgGGCTCAAGGTTGATATCCTTTGTTGGGACTTTTTGTTGGGAAACAGTTATATTGATGCATACTCTATATTTGAAAACATCTGTCTTTTATCAGGTGAACTTTTTGTTGAACATAAGAATTATTACCATTATAATTAGTATTATGATTAGGAttctaattttgaaaaagcaGGTGCATTCAGACCTGCATTCACTGTCATGTCATCAAATAATTTAATGTGATTGTTAGTTCTGCAGTCATGGTAATGCACTTTTCCTTAGTTGCCTTCCACATAATCTGTTTTTCTGAACTAAGTAACTTGTCAGTTAAAAGTATTTGCAGTTTCTGTTACCATAAGCCTTGTTAGACATCATTATAGACTCTTCCCCTTGTAAACATAAATGCTTGTACATCCTTCTGTTAATTATAAAAGTGAGAGATGCTTATGCCACATCATCAGTTATAAACAGTGCGTTTGCCTGAAATGTATTCTCTGTACACCTCTGAGAAGCTGTGATGGTCTTCTGAGAAGGGAAGGGCTCGGGATTCCAGTTGGGTTTTTACCCTTTCCTTGGAAACAGTGCTACCGGACAGTGCTGTTTGTCTCACTATGACCAAGTCCCACCTGAAATGCTGGGAACTGTTGGGGGAGACCTGGGGGAAAGGAAGGTGCCTGAGCTCTCACTGCATCAGCAACA
The Vulpes lagopus strain Blue_001 chromosome 10, ASM1834538v1, whole genome shotgun sequence genome window above contains:
- the LOC121499283 gene encoding ubiquitin conjugation factor E4 B-like, whose amino-acid sequence is MEELSADEIRRRRLARLAGGQTSQPTTPLTSPQRENPLGPPIAASAPGPSQSLGLNVHNMTPATSPIGASGKPYFCTWDPFIISVIAF